taccctgtgttagTATTGAAAACATTGAGATTaccacaacaaccgagagtcgccaatgtatcgaagatgtacattgtggcttgaaaatgatcaaccacatgtcaaatacactaaatttcctaaaagctacccagtagattATGACACAGTAATATTGtgccagagtgaaattaaccgtgaaattgaaacccaattcaaaaattggaagtcatgttgtatcacaaatcattttaggaacattaaCTCATTTTCGAAAGATTTTTCATACAAACCGAGTTTCTCGGCAAAATAATCAAAGTATGTTTaatatggtttgaaaaattagtaagctcgcttttggtcgtacttttgggacttaagatAGTTCTACGGTCAAGTAaagatgtgaattaaaatgttgtgacattgaattaattttaagaaCTTCAATTTGGCTCAATTGGAAGTggattgaatgaaattgaagaatttgatgtacaactttgcaaaatttgtatGCCATGGTGGAGGAGCtaaattggacccattggaaGTTTGTTATGGAAGCTTGATGTGAGTGGAAGGTGACCTCatgtgaggtcatggtggggctAAAGTGGAGGAGATTTGGACAAGTGTAGGTGCTCCTTTGCtctaaaaaaaaagtgggaatTTTACTtcaatctccatcttcttccttgggagttggagaggagagaggaaaagctgagctGAAGACCAGCGATCGAAGATCCTTCATCCAGCCGCTCGCACGCCTACCGATGGCTGCTCCTTCGCCGTTGCCGCTCGTTCGTGCTCGCCGCTCTGTTTGTCCGCGCACACGTTACTCCACCCGCTAAGCTACCAGTTCCATGTGGTCTCGCCGTTCTCTGAAGTTCCCTTGACGCCATCGAAGTCGTGCCACCGCCGTTCGATCCCCGGGGCAGCTGAGGCCGTCGTTGCTCGCCGAAGCGCGCTCACTCGCACGAGCTACTCTAGCCGTAAGTCCTTGCTGCTCCACCTTCACCCTCCGTCCAACATCGTCATCCATTTGTCCAGGCCACATCTTAGCCTCTTCGCCGTCACCTGAGCCGTCATGGTGGTTGTCCAACTCGCCGGAGAGCCACCGCAAGCCAACCGAGACTAGCTCATCGCCGGTGCCGCTTCTCCTTCGCCCACGCTCCTAACTAGCTCGCGCTGCTGTTCCGCGTGTCCCCAACCGTCCAAGCCATTGTCCAACCGTTGCTTGTTGTCACCAAGGCCGCCGGAGGTCCCCCCCTGGCCACCGTGAGCCACCACCAGTCACCTGCCTAAGTTGCCACCGTCCATCTCCACTGGCTTCGTGCCCAACCAGCGATTGGTGCACCTCCATTCGACCTTGAACAGCAGCTAGAAGTTCCAGCAAGTTTCAATCTTCAAGGCCCATTTTGGGTGCCTTCTGATTTTTGTTTAGTGTCGCCCCGTGGAGAGTTGTCGCTCACCTCGCCGTTGTCTTCGCCGTGGACtcgtcggaaagcgattccCCTCATAAACCTTTTTAGAGAGTTAAGATGCTTTATGTGTgcttagtttaagttaagtgAGTTTAGGTTGGTAGatgaatttatttaagtgtagattagattaaggggtgtgattagtttagtgtATGTTTAATTAAAGCTAAATTGATGTTTATGTTAGTATAATGGTGATTTggctttaattaattatttttgaataaataaatatttcgaaattatttaattatttaataatattttatattatttaaaattattaaaatattattatttaattaattttcggaataaatttaattatttattaaattctaaaaattatttcaagaccctaaattctcagaattttcACATTGATCACTGCTATGtattcagattatgaatttAATAAGtggatattgcaaattgagtgttgattgtgaaaaatgtgtattttattcataaaatcccaagtgtcgggttttgataccaaaattggattttaaggattttattaaatggtggggtttgaaaaagtaagAAATTAGTCTCTCCAGTTCGAAATTAACATGCCCCCACACATGTGATTAATTtctgaaatatttttaatatgaagaaaagaggCCGGGATCATTATTTTAAATGGAAGCATTGAGTaaaatgcaaagtgtcctgAGCTGGGTATGATTTtattgtgtgataattaagaggaaatTGTCCTGGGCTGTTGAGCTGAACTTGctcctatatgggatgccccgtACAACGAGCTCGGGTTGCAGTTGATTCTAggctatgctccttcgggaacgccGTCCACGTTgtgacgaagccgtgctccaaggtggggagacGGTGCCTGGCTAAATGCCAGTAGATAGctgaactgcgagtaggctatgctcTTGTGTGacagtgaataacaattggaacgtatgttgaatgatttgatgtgtCAGATTATGGAGCGGAATTGTATGacacggtatgggacgtgtcataacgatttagtcttataatcatgACTCCTATGGTTGTTAGTTATGTAAAAATATTGGTGTTCCGGTTGTTTGAATTATATTACTGTATATGTTTGAGTAATATGAATTATgttaacctgcaggaaggaattgagacAAAAGTAAGTCTCATTGTTTGTGATGGTGTGGTTAGGCTATCCTTgagtgtattttctttttaataggggtttagggggtgaatttactgagacaatgtctcaccccgttgtgggcttatattttcaggtccctagtggacGGAGTGGCCAGTTCGTTATGGTTAGCCTTGTGGAGTTACAGAGGTGAAGTTGGAGGATTGGAGATCGTGTTCGACTTGTAGGTCATGGGATAGTCCCAATTTATAAGCTGGCATTTTGTAGACTTTTAGTTGTAGATCTTTGTTTGTAAACTCCGTTGGCTTATGtaagtgtttggttgtgattgattgcgtgcttttctatcccaagttaattATTGTCAGATGATTTGTTTCgtttccgcatgcgtaataaaatgaatgggtcgacgacATGTTCTGGGAACGTCAcacatttgcatgaccataatgggatgttcgcgcgctcggggttcggggcataACAATAATACCCTTTGCGAACGacgaaggtttttttttttttttagggtctATGGAAGTCGTGAGATCTACTTTGGGACGACGAGTTGCTAAAATGAATTTGTTACAATATTGAAATCTTgactccctttttcctttctttctcaatTAAGTGTCCAAAATCGTGTTTCTTTAAGTACAATGAAATTATGCttcattaacaaattttcaCTATGACTAATTTTCCATAACTTTACCATTTACTATAGCATAGAGTAAACTTGagtctttatttttcttttttaatgaatgaTATGGGTCATAGTATCACTCGTAGTTGATATATTTctggtaaaaaattttgaacaagcAAGTGACAAGCACCTGGATTTTCAGTCTTTTCTGTGTCATGattcttcattcttttcttgtttatttaatGAAAGTCGAGTCCTTTCCTTATTGAACTTTATTAATCTTTTGTGCATTTAACTTTGTGGAACGCTATTGGAACATGTTTAGAGTCATACTAGTGTCATGGATTTTAAAAATCGATGCCCTCTTGAGGGTTTAATTATGTTGGAAAGGAAAGACCCAAATGAGTCTATACTCATCGCTAGTTGTTAGGAAGAGATAAGACCTTAGATTGGGTCGTCATTTTTTTGCTAATAATTCGTTTTTATGGATGTgcttattattatatattaaattaaatagcaaaatgtggattgctttttttttcctccaaattttatagattattacaatggaatgtagttgaatttgtctaattgaaacaataaatgatattaacaaatattggattaatgtttttagggtaaattcattctaggttctttttattattaggattaataccctgaaaaatcacaaaccggtACACCCGTGGCAAATTTACCCATAAACTATgcttttgaccaccaaaaacccaaaactggtatacctttgataaatttaccaaaaaccggcatacttgtgacaaatttaccctctgttaattttcgttaaattttactgtcaaattattaaattaaattacacgtgacagttaactagtataccaatttgagattttatgctCATGTGCTACGGCCTCTAGTACAAGCACTAGGGTTTGAGCTTGGCAGTGGCTTGGGCCCAGGCCCAAGCTCAAGCCCCTCTCGGTCATGATCATGAGAGACTTGGTCCTAATTGCTGGGACTCGAGAACTAACGTTGGGGTTTTGGGTCCAAGCACTGACATTTAATCATACTTTTGGAAAAGGCTTTTCGATTCCTTCAAAAATGAAATCACGTTCTTCAAGTTTCgataggaaaacattttttattgacttatATTCATAAGTGAACCAAACGTTGGAAaatgtattttcaaaaaatattttctatgaaacaaataGATGTTACtgtaatataatatttttcaacgTCATATCCCCATTTTATCCATCCCTTGATTATTGTTAGATCTTAGATTTTTAAGAGCCATTGACTTTGAATTCTTTCAATGTTATATTTCGATATTCcgtagattttttttaatgggaatTTTATTTTCGGgagctaaaaaaaattatcaaatagatttctattttctttttatttcgaGAAATAACATAATAGTATAGCACCATTTGACATGTTACTAATTAGACcttaaggctacgtttggtcgtttGGATTTCTAAGTAGGATAGAATTGGATAGGATAGAATATAAAatcctgaaatttttttatatcttatctactATTTGGTGAATCACAAGtattaaagtcgaatatatttatatcatatcatgtatatttttttatataaatatcatatcattgtaaatgaacTTAAATGCTCATAAACATATATGGTAAAAATATCACAtgacactattccttaatttatttttccccttttttaaattattttctttattatttctattttcccctttcatcattctttaatcaaattttatcaagtagtaaattgtactaacatacctaaaatacaaaaatgcctcaaatatataatttatggattgaatgtttattataagatataattaaagttgaatatataaaattaaaataagattaaattaaaaataatttttatctttaattttaaatttcttaaattagaattcaaatattatttatattaaaatataattttaattttgttaatttaataagtttgttatctgataaaaataactttcctattatggacattataAATCTTATCCACTTTTATCCCATTTTctccatgagataattttatccggccTATTTCctccttatatccgactttatcatATCCTGAGTAAGTACCAAACGTAgaatatgataaatcatatgaAATTCCGAATTATATCATGACTGTCAAACATAGCCTAAGTAATCGCGTTTATTATATATTCTACAAGAAGCCTATGCCGCTTCCGCCCGTAACTACAGGGGTTAAAATGCAAAGTATTACATGAAGGAGGGGCTAATCCGCTAATAGAAGCAAATACAGGGACTTCCTCCAGCGCCCTACGTCATTCCCTCCCTCAGCTTATTATACTTACAGCGCGACGACGTTCCGTCTTCGTTCCGAGACCGTTCGGAAATatctccccctcctccttcgCGAGCTCCGTTAGGGTTTCGGGAAAGTTGCAGAGCTCGcgtcggccgccgccgccgccgcttcgaCGAGGCCGGAAACACAAGGTACAGAAAATCAACCCCCCCCGGGATTCTGCTTTCGCCGGTGCCGATTCGAGCTCCGGCCCTCGCGTCCCGGCTCTCCTGGGACCGCGATGTCGCGGGGGTTCTGGCCGGCGCCAGCTGATCGAGGTCGATTGGAGCCGCAGTTTGGATTCATCGTGCCTCGATCTCTCGGCTTCGGACCGGATAGGTCTCGATCTGCTCGGTAGTTTGTTGGATCTGGTCTTTTGAGTTGAACGGTGGAATTTTGGTGATGTTTCTAGCGCGTGTGCCTAGGTTGACCTCGAGCGCATGTGAGTCCCTAGTTGGTCCGCGGTGGGTGTGCTGGGTGGAATCGATGAGAGGTTGATGTAAGATGTGTGCCTGGGTTGACCTCTGAGGCGATGTTAGATGTAGAGATTCATGATGGAATGGGATTGGAATCCGGCGTATTAGATGGTTGATGTGGTGATATCGATCTATCTTTTAGGATTTACGGTAAGCTGATTCCAAGCTATCTGATTCCAGAAGTTCGATTTAGTTTTTCAATTGGGTCATCCAAGAtcgtttctttttatctttttttttcgagGAGCTTGGGTTATCTTGTTATGTTTCGCTTCTTTATACACTGGGTTTCTCGTTTGAAAAAGTGTCGGGTATCTctttgttttcctctccatGGTCGATCTTCAGAAGTTCTTTGGAGACTTGGTGTAGCTGTCCTGTTCAAGGAGTTTTTCCAGTTTTTGCGAATGGATCAAGGAAGGACATCAATTTTCCCTCTTCCTCACCTAGGCATAAGACTTTTTAAATGTCAGAGCTGACCGACGTTAGAAAATTGCTTCTGGGCATGTATTACAAAAAGTCATGCTTTCGGTAGTTCCACAAGCTTAGCTTATTGTTCATGCAAGTGccctttaattctttttaatgagcttactgatttttttttcttcctgttGCATAGACGAATTGCAGAGCTGTGCTAAAAGTTGTCTCTTTGAAGAATGAGGCCTATCTTCTGTGGGAATTTTGAGTACGATGCCAGACCATCTGAATTGGAAAGACTTTTCCGCAGATATGGGAAAGTCGATAAGGTGGATATGAAGTCTGGTAAGTGCCTTGTCTCCGCTGCATGTATGACTACtacttcaaatatttttcctCGTTTTTGTTGTTTCTATGGTTGTCCACTTTTTCTGGTCACtcaatgaaattgatgaatctGGCAAGCCTGAATGTTTTCTGTGGTGAATGCATGGCATTTCCAATCAGGTCATCATCTATCAATACATATTTAAATTGGCTTGGTAGATTCTCTTGTATGCTGTTGATTTATTTACTTTATCACATTGGTGAAATCCTTTACATGGAACTTTATCCATTCCTTTCTCTGGGGTGAGAGATAATCATGGAGGCAGAAGTAGAATCATTTAAGCCTGAATTTGCAGTTGGGTAAACTCTGTTCACAATTTTTACGTAACATTGTCATCTTAGAGGTTCATCATGAAAGGGTTTAACACCTTAAAGAGGTGATATTACTGGTCGAGACAAACTTAATTCGAAGCCGCTGGGCTATCTTCTACTCTAAGAAGCACTTCGGCCCATCTGCATAGTTCAGGGTGAATGCTGTGTACAGAAACATATTTCCCTCTGTGAACCAAGTACGCATTTCACAACAGCGCCTTTGATCTCTACCATGGAGGTGATTCATTGGAGCCAAGAGTACCATCTCAAGAGGACTTCTCTTCTGTGCCAGCGTGCAGCTGTTTAACTGGATGACTCAACTTGTGCATCTCCTTCTGAAATCTTCCGTGATTGAGTTTTAGATGGGGGTtcagagaaaaaagaatattttatgTGGTGTAAACCCCCatactcaatattttctttgacgcAGGATTAACTTGGCATAATCATATACCTTCGGCTAATGGATGGCTCTTCAGAATCCTGTTTCATGCCGGGAATGAGCTTCCTCTTCTTGTTATTAAGAAGAGATACTCTGATCCGCAAATGGCACTACCATCCCACACTTTATTCAGATACCATTGCTTTTACCATGTCATCACATTCCTCCAGCCTTGAGTTTCAGACATGTTTCAAGGTCGAAACATTGCCGACTCCACTTGCAGAAGGAGCTGAATAGATGGTGAAGGCTCGCATTTACATTGACCCATTTGAGACATCCACATTTGCGTTGTTGTTCCTTGACATCACTTAGTCCATCTCACAAGGTCTGTTACTTATTTATTGGTCAGTTAGTTTATAGATTAAAGAGGTTAGCAGGATAGGTTTGAGGGGGCGGTCCTTCGTTGCTGGTGGAAGTAATGGACAGACGATATCAAGGATGATATCACACGGGATATCTAACTATGTGTACCTTTCTCctatattaacaaattcttATTTCCTTAATCTTGTTTGATAGGATTCGCTTTTGTCTACATGGACGATGAGAGAGATGCTGAGGATGCAATCCGTGGACTGGATCGAATAGAATTTGGTCGAAAGGGACGCAGGCTTCGTGTGGAATGGACCAAGGTATTTTCAGAATGGCTGATTGTTGCAAGCATCTCTAGGCCTTTGTCCCTCTGGCAATTTTGGCAAATATTGTTAGTTTTGCATATGGTTTTGTCAAGCATATGTTCTgattgtttgattcatcatgcAGCACGAGCGTGGCGTCAAAAAGCCTGGTGGTTCAAGGCGATCCTCAACTAACACGAGACCCTCAAAAACCTTGTTTGTTATTAACTTTGATACTTATCAGACCAGAACTAGGGATCTGGAGAGGCATTTTGAGCCATATGGGAAGATCGTCAGTGTTAGGATTAGAAGGAATTTTGCATTTGTCCAGTATGAGTATCAAGAGGATGCTACAAAAGCATTGGATGCTACAAATATGAGGTGCATTCTTGTTTTCCCTTCTCCACAGTAGAGCTGGACTAACTGTAGGATTCATTTTCAGGAGAAAAGTCCTGTTCAATGTTTGAGCAGTTTCAGATTATTGACTTTTTTGTCGCTTTCTTCACTGGTTTGCTTCTCATCATGTGCAGCAAGCTGATGGATCGAGTGATATCAGTGGAATATGCTGCTCGAGATGACGATGATAAGAAGGATGGGTACAGCCCGGACAGAGGTCGTGGTAGGTCACCTGAAAGAGGTTATGATAGGAAGCGGTCTCCTAGTCcctataaaagagagagaggcagcCCTGATTACGGTCAAGGTGCTAGTCCTTCTCGAAGAGAAAGGCGAAGTCCTAATTATGGTCGTGAATCTAGCCCCATTGACCGTCAGGCACGGAGAGCAAGCCCAGACTATGGTCGAGGTTCTAGCCGCAGTCCTCGTCGAAGGGAGAGATCTCTTTCTGGGGGCAGGGGCggccgcagccgcagccgcagccacAGCCGCAGCCACAGCCGCAGCCGAAGCCCATATAGAAGGCAGATGGTCAGCCGAGGCAATGGCCGTGACCGTAGTCCCAGCCCATATGAAAAACCAGCGACGGGACCTAACAACGGTCCTGATCACAACAAGAGCCCCGGCAGGAGAGAGGAAAGCCCTGAAAATGGTCGTGAGCCCCTTCCAGACGGTAACGGGGATGTTGCTCGCGATGCTGCTGTAGAAAGTCCTGCATCAGGGGGGCGCCACAGGTCTGTAGgattttctacttttgttttTGCTGAAGTTTTGATGAACTCGAAGCATGCCTgatttttcccttattttttctCGTCCAGCTATTCACCTGCAGCGGAGGATTGAAGCTTGTGCTGGCAAGTGAAGAAGGAACTTTTACCTAGTTACATCAATGTCTTTCATTAGcattcaagtttttaattttgttctttctttgatGACTGCTTTGGATTAAAGTGTTAGTGGGATCCAATTATGATCTTCATAGTAGCTATTGCGGATAGACCTTGACTGTTCTAAGTTCCTTTCATTTCATCAAGATTCAGTAGTGCTTTCAAATTCTGATGAATTGAATCTCTCTTATGTGATATGGCCATGGAGGGCACATTATCGTAACAAGTGGATCTAACCCAATCATGTGGACCCTCATACGCATCCATGGGTGCATTCTGCTCAGCTATGAGGTGCAATGCACTTAGCAGGTATTTTTACAGAAGGATCAGTGCATGATTTTTATCTGACCATAATTATTTGACAAGGGGCAACTAGCGGCAGGATCCGGTCATTATTGTGACTTATGCATACCAAACTGTCCTGGGCGCTTTAGCACCTTGTTTTTCTTATGCTAATGCTGATGACAGATTTCAACTTGGTGAATTCTTCGGCCCTCTTTCTCTTGCCCCTTGGTGGAGTGCAAACAATCGCTGGTGACTTATTGGTGGAGCTGGAGCTATTAGTCATTTCGCTGCTTCACACCTCGACTGCACGGACATTTTCACCATCATGTAGTTCTGTGTCTCGTGGGGAAGTTCACTAGGGAGAGTTGGGTAACATGTGTGTTCTAGACTCACGGGATTTGCTCGAAAGGAGCTGT
The sequence above is drawn from the Eucalyptus grandis isolate ANBG69807.140 chromosome 11, ASM1654582v1, whole genome shotgun sequence genome and encodes:
- the LOC104424389 gene encoding serine/arginine-rich splicing factor RS40 isoform X1, which produces MRPIFCGNFEYDARPSELERLFRRYGKVDKVDMKSGFAFVYMDDERDAEDAIRGLDRIEFGRKGRRLRVEWTKHERGVKKPGGSRRSSTNTRPSKTLFVINFDTYQTRTRDLERHFEPYGKIVSVRIRRNFAFVQYEYQEDATKALDATNMSKLMDRVISVEYAARDDDDKKDGYSPDRGRGRSPERGYDRKRSPSPYKRERGSPDYGQGASPSRRERRSPNYGRESSPIDRQARRASPDYGRGSSRSPRRRERSLSGGRGGRSRSRSHSRSHSRSRSPYRRQMVSRGNGRDRSPSPYEKPATGPNNGPDHNKSPGRREESPENGREPLPDGNGDVARDAAVESPASGGRHSYSPAAED
- the LOC104424389 gene encoding serine/arginine-rich splicing factor RS41 isoform X2, whose protein sequence is MDDERDAEDAIRGLDRIEFGRKGRRLRVEWTKHERGVKKPGGSRRSSTNTRPSKTLFVINFDTYQTRTRDLERHFEPYGKIVSVRIRRNFAFVQYEYQEDATKALDATNMSKLMDRVISVEYAARDDDDKKDGYSPDRGRGRSPERGYDRKRSPSPYKRERGSPDYGQGASPSRRERRSPNYGRESSPIDRQARRASPDYGRGSSRSPRRRERSLSGGRGGRSRSRSHSRSHSRSRSPYRRQMVSRGNGRDRSPSPYEKPATGPNNGPDHNKSPGRREESPENGREPLPDGNGDVARDAAVESPASGGRHSYSPAAED